A single genomic interval of Actinomadura rubteroloni harbors:
- the dut gene encoding dUTP diphosphatase has product MSEKVDVLIKRLDPELPVPGYAHPGDAGADLYAAADVELPPGERASVPTGVSIALPDGYAAFIHPRSGLGVRLGVTIVNAPGTVDAGYRGEIRVTLLNTDLRETVRLRRGDRIAQMVVQRVAHAVFHEVAELPGSARGEGGFGSTGGFGEGDRVADNEDRR; this is encoded by the coding sequence GTGAGCGAGAAGGTCGACGTCCTGATCAAGCGGCTGGACCCGGAGCTTCCGGTGCCCGGCTACGCCCACCCCGGTGACGCGGGCGCCGACCTGTACGCCGCGGCCGACGTCGAGCTCCCGCCGGGCGAGCGCGCGAGCGTCCCGACCGGGGTGTCGATCGCCCTGCCCGACGGTTACGCGGCCTTCATCCACCCGCGCTCGGGTTTGGGGGTTAGGTTGGGGGTGACCATCGTCAACGCACCCGGTACGGTCGACGCCGGCTACCGAGGTGAGATCAGGGTGACCCTGCTGAACACCGATCTTCGCGAGACCGTCCGGCTGCGCCGCGGCGACCGCATCGCGCAGATGGTCGTGCAGCGCGTCGCGCACGCGGTCTTCCACGAGGTCGCCGAGCTTCCGGGCAGCGCCCGGGGGGAGGGCGGCTTCGGTTCCACCGGGGGGTTCGGGGAAGGGGACCGGGTGGCCGACAACGAGGATCGTCGATAA
- a CDS encoding DUF3710 domain-containing protein, translated as MAFGRRRQADEQVAKDAEDLAPAVEEAEAEAADPAEGGPWDSTESYPEIQRLDFGALQVPVASGLGFQVNFEATEVDEEGNPVNGRPVAVLVQHGESAMQLQVFAAPKRSGIWDDVRRETAKDIEEQAQGQTQEGEGPFGPELIAMVPAALTEDVLAEMPAEVREQIPAEFVEQGWAPQVVRFLGVDGPRWFLQVVVQGAAIEDEEQWQVLEDVLRGVVIHRGDQPMPPRDLLELRIPKEFNEAGEQDGEGGEQTFDPFERGPEITEVH; from the coding sequence GTGGCTTTTGGACGTCGCCGGCAGGCCGACGAGCAGGTGGCGAAGGACGCCGAGGACCTGGCTCCGGCGGTCGAGGAGGCCGAGGCGGAGGCCGCCGACCCGGCCGAGGGCGGCCCCTGGGACTCCACCGAGTCCTACCCGGAGATCCAGCGCCTGGACTTCGGGGCGCTGCAGGTCCCGGTGGCCTCGGGGCTCGGTTTCCAGGTCAATTTCGAGGCGACCGAGGTGGACGAGGAGGGCAACCCGGTCAACGGCCGTCCGGTGGCCGTCCTGGTCCAGCACGGTGAGAGCGCCATGCAGCTCCAGGTCTTCGCCGCGCCCAAGCGGTCCGGCATCTGGGACGACGTCCGGCGCGAGACCGCCAAGGACATCGAGGAGCAGGCGCAGGGCCAGACGCAGGAGGGCGAGGGCCCGTTCGGCCCCGAGCTGATCGCGATGGTCCCCGCCGCGCTGACCGAGGACGTGCTGGCCGAGATGCCCGCCGAGGTCCGCGAGCAGATCCCGGCGGAGTTCGTCGAGCAGGGCTGGGCGCCGCAGGTCGTCCGGTTCCTCGGGGTCGACGGCCCGCGCTGGTTCCTCCAGGTCGTGGTGCAGGGCGCCGCGATCGAGGACGAGGAGCAGTGGCAGGTGCTGGAGGACGTGCTGCGCGGCGTGGTCATCCACCGCGGCGACCAGCCCATGCCGCCCCGCGACCTGCTGGAGCTGCGGATCCCGAAGGAGTTCAACGAGGCCGGCGAGCAGGACGGCGAGGGCGGCGAGCAGACGTTCGACCCGTTCGAGCGCGGCCCGGAGATCACCGAGGTCCACTGA
- a CDS encoding ABC transporter ATP-binding protein, whose product MSGREQAGRGEALRLDGVGKVHGTDGNRVRALAGVSLRLAAGTFTAVMGPSGSGKSTLLQCAAGLDRPTEGRVFLAGAELAGRGEAALTRFRRERVGFVFQRFNLLPTLTVLENVLLPARLAGRRADRAAAADILVRVGLGDRLHRLPAELSGGQQQRVAIARALATGPDVVFADEPTGALDLRSARDVLALLSETVRVHGRTVVMVTHDPVAASYADRVVFLADGALAGSLDAPTAEAVAERMTRLAAAVERGAAA is encoded by the coding sequence ATGTCAGGGCGGGAACAGGCGGGCCGGGGCGAGGCCCTGCGGCTCGACGGAGTCGGGAAGGTCCACGGGACGGACGGGAACCGCGTCCGGGCGCTGGCGGGAGTGTCGCTGCGCCTGGCCGCCGGGACGTTCACGGCGGTGATGGGGCCGTCCGGGTCGGGCAAGAGCACACTGCTTCAGTGCGCGGCGGGTTTGGACCGTCCGACCGAGGGACGCGTGTTCCTCGCCGGGGCGGAACTGGCCGGGCGCGGCGAGGCGGCGCTGACGCGGTTCCGGCGCGAGCGCGTCGGGTTCGTCTTCCAGCGGTTCAACCTGCTGCCGACGCTGACCGTCCTGGAGAACGTCCTGCTCCCGGCGAGGCTGGCGGGCCGCCGCGCCGACCGGGCCGCCGCCGCCGACATTCTCGTGCGGGTGGGCCTCGGGGACCGGCTGCACCGGCTGCCCGCCGAGCTGTCGGGCGGCCAGCAGCAGCGCGTCGCCATCGCCCGCGCCCTGGCCACCGGCCCGGACGTGGTGTTCGCCGACGAGCCGACCGGCGCCCTCGACCTGCGCAGCGCCCGGGACGTGCTGGCGCTGCTGAGCGAGACCGTCCGCGTCCACGGCCGGACGGTCGTCATGGTCACCCACGACCCCGTCGCCGCGTCCTACGCCGACCGGGTGGTGTTCCTCGCCGACGGGGCCCTGGCCGGGAGCCTGGACGCCCCGACCGCCGAGGCCGTCGCCGAGCGCATGACGCGCCTGGCCGCCGCGGTCGAGCGGGGGGCCGCCGCGTGA
- a CDS encoding ABC transporter permease, protein MTGLALRSLRRRASAFTATFLAVFLGAALLMSFGAMLDVAGDATGTARSTLLTVGLVVGGWGLLLVAFAVTSTQSLAVRQRAEEIALLRSAGATPGQVARMIVAESLLVAVAGGVLAVLPGWALGHGVLALMHDGAMVPDAVGYAFGPCALGVGLGVTLVSALTGGAFAARRAVRGTAVTSGAEAGGLGRGRIIAAALLLAAASGEAITTVTVMRGKGLDAMATSGQADILAALALALLAPALVGGAARALAGPLRALGAVGDLVLAGLARRSRRLAAVVLPIILFTGIGIGTLHLQATETAASAGRAASVDDRSVEVLNLVVIGMIILFTAIMLVNTLVAAVADRRREFGQQRLAGATPRQVLAAVTVESAVLAALGIAAGTVASVFTSVPFAVARTGSVRPAGGPLILVGVAALAVVLTGGTAWLAARRALRAPAVAAVA, encoded by the coding sequence GTGACCGGGCTCGCCCTGCGCTCGCTGCGCCGCCGCGCGAGCGCTTTCACCGCCACGTTCCTCGCCGTGTTCCTCGGCGCGGCCCTGCTGATGTCGTTCGGCGCGATGCTCGACGTCGCCGGGGACGCGACCGGCACCGCCCGCAGCACGCTCCTGACCGTCGGGCTCGTCGTCGGGGGCTGGGGGCTGCTGCTGGTGGCGTTCGCGGTGACGTCCACGCAGTCGCTCGCGGTCCGGCAGCGGGCCGAGGAGATCGCGCTCCTGCGCAGCGCCGGCGCCACCCCGGGCCAGGTCGCCCGGATGATCGTCGCCGAGTCCCTGCTCGTCGCGGTCGCGGGCGGCGTGCTCGCGGTCCTTCCCGGCTGGGCGCTCGGGCACGGCGTCCTCGCGCTGATGCACGACGGCGCGATGGTCCCGGACGCGGTCGGCTACGCGTTCGGGCCGTGCGCCCTCGGCGTCGGGCTCGGCGTCACGCTGGTCTCCGCGCTGACCGGGGGCGCGTTCGCGGCCCGCCGGGCGGTGCGGGGGACGGCCGTCACGTCCGGCGCGGAGGCGGGCGGGCTCGGCCGCGGCCGGATCATCGCCGCCGCCCTGCTGCTGGCCGCCGCGTCCGGCGAGGCGATCACGACCGTCACGGTCATGCGCGGCAAGGGCCTGGACGCGATGGCCACGTCCGGGCAGGCCGACATCCTCGCCGCGCTCGCCCTGGCCCTGCTCGCCCCCGCGCTCGTCGGCGGGGCCGCGCGGGCGCTGGCCGGGCCGCTGCGCGCCCTCGGCGCCGTCGGGGACCTCGTGCTGGCGGGACTGGCGCGGCGGTCCCGGCGGCTCGCGGCGGTCGTCCTGCCGATCATCCTGTTCACCGGGATCGGCATCGGGACGCTGCACCTCCAGGCCACCGAGACCGCCGCGTCCGCCGGGCGCGCGGCGAGCGTCGACGACCGGTCCGTCGAGGTGCTGAACCTGGTCGTCATCGGGATGATCATCCTGTTCACCGCGATCATGCTGGTGAACACGCTGGTCGCGGCCGTCGCCGACCGGCGGCGCGAGTTCGGGCAGCAGCGGCTCGCCGGGGCCACGCCCCGCCAGGTGCTCGCGGCGGTGACCGTCGAGTCGGCCGTGCTCGCCGCGCTCGGGATCGCCGCCGGGACGGTCGCGTCGGTGTTCACGTCCGTCCCGTTCGCCGTCGCCCGGACGGGCTCGGTCCGGCCCGCGGGCGGCCCGCTGATCCTGGTGGGCGTCGCGGCGCTGGCCGTCGTCCTCACCGGCGGGACGGCCTGGCTCGCCGCCCGCCGGGCGCTGCGGGCGCCCGCCGTCGCGGCGGTCGCCTGA